The following nucleotide sequence is from Chelonia mydas isolate rCheMyd1 chromosome 5, rCheMyd1.pri.v2, whole genome shotgun sequence.
gggggacatgccgctgtttccgggagccgcgtggagtCACGGCATGTGTGCACAGACGGGCTCCCGACCCTGCTCCTTGGCTGGAGCCAGATTAAATCGGCTGGTGGTCCAGATGTGGCCCctgagccatagtttgcccacccctgcattaaatGAATgtatccctgtgaggtagggaagaaaTACATTCCCTTATTACATGTGGGCAAACTGAAGCACAAAtgcaggaggtgggagaccccagcTCCAACCCCTTGCTCCAGTGGCTCTCATTATTCACCCAGAGTGGAACAGCTTGAATAGGAGacactgagggagccccacactGAATATCCCAtcgctcagtggttggagcactctcctgagagatgGGAGCCCCCTGCTCAAATAGTCTCCCCCCATGgcaaggggtggggagagtgaatTTGGCTCTCCGACATCTCAGGTCAATTTTCTAACCCCTGGGTTTAAATGCTATAGGTTGGCGCCTCCTCCAATAACATTTGATTCGAGGACTTACCCCTGCTGTATGGCTTTGTGCCCCTTGGATGTTATTATACAGTTATTGTGCCCACCTTTGCTTAGATCTAGATATGTTACTGGAAACAAAAGGAAGGCATTATGTACATGTATATTCTTGTCACAGTTACAATAAAGAGTTTAAAAAACTCAAAAACTTATTTTCTCAACTACTTATTCCTAATTAGGTTATCCCTGAGCTAAGACAATCCTGAAGTTTTAGAATGAGTGTGTTTTCATTATCCACGCTCACATGGGTGGATCTAAAAATTATCTTAATGCATGCAAAAATACAATTCCCAGGTTAAAAGGCTACCCAAGTGGAAGTTTTTCTGTTTACTCACTATGTGATCTAATCTggccaacaaacaaacaaagcaaaaacaaaacaaaaaaatctattggACCAGATCTCTGTCTGACCACACTATACTTGGCACAGGACCCAGAGGTAAGAGAAAGATAACTTCATACCACCAGTGTGGTCATTGGCTCTTGGGACAGGCCAGGAATGATTTGGCCCTTGCCATGAGTtacagcagggatctcaaactcaaatcaccatgagggtcgcatgaggactagtacattggcccgagggccgcatcactgaaaccttttcatacaacgatacaaaagtatagtgaaaaatgaaaaaaatgaagaataatatagtatgctattaaaagtcaatgtattaactttttttaaactgtaatgcaaagaggagttttaataaaatataaactcaGTCATGCACCTCACTCAAATGACAAAACACGCATTTACTTTAGAATTACTTCGGTTAaagccctccccctgcccctcgcctcgccccgccccccactccaccccttccatgaggccccacccctgccccgcctcttcccaccccttccccacccccattccaaccccttccccaaagtctctgccccctccctgcccctattccaaccccttccccaaatccccgccccagccccgcctcttctccatctcctcccctgagctTGCTGCGTCCCcggtcctcccccctccctccaggaaaGTCCTatgcgccgccaaacagctgtttggtggcaggaagtGTTGGGagataggcagaggagcggggacatggtgTGCTCgggaagggctggggtgaggggagcttggttgccagtggagttggcgcctatggcgggccacaggaaataactctgcgggccgcatgcggcccgtgGGCCGTGTCTTTGAGACCCCTGAGTTACAGCAACCCAAAGACTGGCTACCCATAGTCCCAGAAGGCCTTGCAGCAGCTGGGGATTGCCATAACACAGACATGCCCACGTGTGCCTCCTTTGTCTCAGGAACATCCTGTACACTAGAGTCTAGGAGGGAATGTTGGTTGCTATATCAGCTCTAGGACACCTGGGAATTCCCCTTCCCTAGTGAGAACCTCCAGGTAGCCAGTTAAGCTGATTTTCCAGAGTGGGGTCCAGAATCAGAGTTAAACCCAAGGTTTAATTTTCCCAGTAGattataaaaatctgaaaatagaTTCAAATGAAAGTGCATCCTTAATCAGATCTCTAATGTGATGACGATGGCATACTTGAATTCATCAAGGGCTGAAGCAATGATATGAAAAAGCTGGAAATGAAGAGGAAGTGGGGTGGTAAAGGCTAGAGGAGCGCAcaatttcttttcactttcatAGTGGTATGGTAGAGGTTTCTCTCACACTCACGCCATCCTCAGTGATTCTAATGCTTCTTATTGATGGAATGTAGACAATTCTAGACTTGGAAGTTTCTCTTAAACAGTAGATAGACTTCCCTTGCTACAACAGCGTAAACAGCTGGTTGTGACAGCTTAAGGGAAGACTAGATTTACCATAATCTGAGGTttaaactaagggccagatcctcagctggtgtaaaatggcaaTAGCTCAACTGAAAGCAATGGAAtgacaccaatttacatcagctgaggaactggaACCTAGGAGCTCACACTCTTCCTGCTGCCTCGTTTCTAAATGAATGTACTCCAAAGTGGCTTTGTACACCACCCTCAAGAAGAGGGCACTTTCAAATGGCATTTTCCCACCAGGAATGGTCTGACTCTTAATGCCAGCAAACCCAGACTCTTCAGCCCTCTTTTCTCCAAGGtcctgtctgcactgcaaaaataACCAGTGCCAAGGAATCCAAAGACAACCCAACCATTTCCTCAGTACTCAGTAGCCTTGCAATGCAGATGGTTAAAACATGGTTTAGTCCTATGTCTTCACACTGAACttcatctttttatttgtaaacctGAGATCAACTCCGGGAATGGCCCCTCACCTTCATTTACTCTAACAGTGTCTCACAGATATCTGCATTCTAGTGATTGTTCTCCAGCTGGGACTGAAAATGCAGCTTTCCAAAGAAGATAATCAGATCTAGGACCTCTGAAGGGATCTATGCGGATGCACAGGGGGCATGGCTGCTTTCATGAGTATATGAACTCCCTCCTACCTAGTATCAAAAAAAGGGGCACgcctggctgcctgccagcattATAAATGGAGATGTGACAGCTAGTTAAGATGACCCTGGAGCTGTTGAGTGGCACACAGATACTAAAACAGTTTAAGCCAGCTGTGAAGCAATGCACATCTTGACTAGATGAAGGTGTGAAGCAATGCAGTGTGGGATAGTAACTGGAGGCCTATCAGCAGCAAAGTAGTTAGTAATTCGGCTACATGAACTTTAAAGGAACAAACTCACTGTGACATGGAGTTACTCCTGTCCCAAGGAGGACTACTGTgatctaaaacagtggttctcaacctttccagactactgtacccctttcaggagtctgacttgtcttgcgtaccccaaatttcacctcacttaaaaactagttgcttacaaaatcagacataaaaatactaaagtgtcacagcacgctattactgaaaaactgcttactttctcatttttaccatataattataaatcaagtGGAatctaaatattgtacttacatttcagtgtgatatttgaacctgtttttcacttgtgagccttctTTGAAGCTCAAGCCCCAGGCAggagggctgaagcatgtaacttagcttcgcAGGGCCCCCAGTGGCatagggccccaggcaattgtcctgcttgccacccccAATATTGGCCCTGCACTTGCAATCCCGCTAAACCCATCCCGTGACCGTCCTGGGGGCTGCaagccccaggttgagaaacactgagctaGACGAGTTGAGTagcccctggaagacttctgcataATCCACTGACCTAAGACACCAaataattcacttttaaaaaaggtGGTGTATGGTGGACACAAGACACCTTCAGGGCAAACTAAATCCAAACTAAGTTAAAATTCCAGTATTGACAAGCCTTCAGTTAAGTATAAAGCCATGTCCTTGGATGCAGAAAGACACAGTGGCAGAAACCCACTTCCTTGGCACATTTAATTAGTTGGATTGCTGACAGTAAATATGTGGTTTGTGTTGAGGCACGTGTTTGGGGAGTGAAGGGAAGGTTTAATTTTCTGGCTTCTGCTCTGAGGGCTTCCTAAAAAAACACATGAGTTAGAAGGCCAACACGTGGCACTCAAAGTGAGATTAAAAAATTGCACTACTCAGGGGCTGAACCTGAAAGTTGAGCGGGGGCAGCTCAGCAAGATGTGGCTTGTTTTCATAGCAGAGGGaaaccttcttcccacccagaGAACATGTTATGCTCATGGTAATTGCATGTACTTTCCCATGCGTCTTACTGAAACACAGGGAGAATCACCGGAGGAAaataaaattttccacagaatttccattctgaTGTTGTTTTTTAGGGCTAGAGCAATTACAGTTTTATAATCCTGCAGGGAACAGGTTGGGATAGCTGCGTGTTGGAGAATGGAAAATTTTCTACAATGGGAAAAATTATTCCTGTTAGCAAATGCTGCATTAACTTACATTTTAAGTAACACATTATTAACATGTAACCAGCTGGCTTTTTAAACATGTCTTTCTCTACAGTAGGTGCTTAACAACATGTTAAATAAGATGTGTGAGTAAAACATGTTTCCTAATACACCTCATTTTTGAGGGTCTACCAGTAGGAAGAGGTAGAACAGTAAATAAGCAGTAGCAGAGACAGACTGAGTACCACAGATGGCTCAGAAGATTAGTAATAATGGGAAACAGCTTTTTGCCATCAGGGCACTGGTTCACATCTGATTTTGAATTGGTAGTGACAAAAAAATCAGTGCTATCTAATGACTGTAAAATAAGTTGGTGGTCTCAGCCAATTTCTTAGTGGATAGTATCCGTAACTTCAGGACTGTTGTCAACTTTATTTGCAATCTCACCAGAAAGCCCAAGTATTGAACAGGCATGGGGCCTGACCCTAGAGGTGATCAGCACTGATGAAACAACAGAAGTCTCAGAGTAACTGCAGGCAGATCTGCCTGCTTTAAGCTCAGGAAGGCTACACCCTGGCAGtacaaacaactctttcccaggCTTGGGAGGAATGTGAAAAAACAATTTAAGACTAAGCTCACGAACAACATGTACCATTTGTATCCTTGCAGCTCAGGTACAGGcttttttaataacaaaaaacaaattgcAGATAATACAGATCTTGGCATTGCTGTTCTGTTGTTTCTCTACTTCTATGGCAAGCGCAGTGAAAAAACCCAAGTCTTGCTGGAGCGCACAGTTTCATCTGGCACACGTTGTTATTTAGAAAttgaaaacagaaaagcaaacGAACAAGTTAAACAGTGCAGAGATTACAACAACTGGTGGAAAGTTACAGTGTTGGCATTTCTGCTTCTCATGGAGGCCAAAGTTGTTGGACTTGTGTCCACAAAAATCAcactatttttccttttattttgtgaTTCACCATTTTACTGATCTTcagcaaatataaaaatgaaggtGCAAAGCCactgagaagaaaacaaacagcaagaTGCCAAGTTATTGGGGACTAGGGGATATCATAATACTTTGCACTGTGTAGTGTTTTTCATCCATAGGTTTCACAGTGCTTCACAAGGTGAatattattaaccccattttacagctggggacaCGAAGGTACTGAGAGATTATGTTGTTTGCTCAAGGTTCtacaatgagtcagtggcagaattctGTTCTCTGGACTCTCAGGCTAGTGCCCTATGTACCACTAGAGCCTTCTGTAAAGTGGAgaatttgcaccagtttaactaaatcagttttaaactCCTTACTAAATGCAATGAAACCAGTTTAAACCTTGCTCAGGTAAGTCTTACTTGCATTAGTAAATTGCCAAATTAAGCTAAACCAATTTAGGCAAGGGTTTAACTGATTCAAATGTATTTACATAATAAGTTTGCCTTGGCTTAActagattgattttaaaaaatgtagttaaACCAGGGCAACTTCTCCTATATAATAGACAAGACCTAGAAAAGACGACAGCAAAAGGGCAAGAGGGGAAGACACCCATGAGACATGATGAAgtcaatcttttttaaaaagcacaaatgAGCTGGCTCTGCACAGAGGTTACTCTATTGGGCCAGGGTGAAAAGAATCTTTGACCTCCAGTTACTCAGCACACAAACAAATCCTCCTTGTATCTGCAGCTCCTGAGCCGCATTTATTTCCATGACTGCAATATCCCCTCGGTAGGAGAGGAAGGACGGACAGTGGAGCCACATAGATGAACATCCACTGTTAGCACCCACTCCAAAGACTTTTCTGTGTTTCTGAAGACGAGTTTAAACACTCCTGTTGGAGAGGTGAGGTGATGTGGCTCATTTCTCTAGGAAGAGGCAGAAAGTGCTGCCACCATGTGATTTCAGTCCTAGCTCAGGACCACCATTCAGGTTGCAGATACTTTTGGGAATTTCAGCAGTAATATATCAGGACAGGATACACTTTGAAATCTATTGGAGTCCAGAAAAGTATCAGTAAAACTCAGCATTTGAAGTGCCTTTTGCCAGCAGGATCTGCTGCTCCTTTCCCTTCCAATTTTGGACTCAGCATGTTCCTTTAACTTCCTAATGGGTTTCCAAAAGAGGATTCCCTATGTAGACATTCTCCCTGGACTCCTGATTCCCTTTGCTAACATCTTGCAATTCTCTCTGATTTGTTTATTCCATTGGAAACCTCAGATTCACTCCCTCACACCCCTAAGAGATTTACCTGTGTTGAATTTACCTGGTGTAATATTTGGTTAGGACTTTCATAAGCACCTGTGGAAATTAGGCactaaattcccattgatttatgaAGGGAATTATTGCCTAACTCTTATCTGTTTTTGAAACTCCTTCCCAAAGTTTCTCccatcagactttttttttttactcctggAAACTTGAAAAAGAGCCAAAGACAGAAAACAGTTTTTATGCCTATCACAGAGCACATGGTAAATGGCTGCTACTGAGATTCTAAAAATCTCTGTAGTGTTTACTTCCAATAAGGAGGAAGATGTGAAACTCATTAGAAAAAAGTactgttaaaattttaaaaacataactaCATTACTGCCCAGTGGAACATAGTCACTTAAGAAGAGAGTGAAGAGTGCAGTAGGATCTTTATTCAGCCCCATTTTCTACTTTTGTTTTTATAAGGAAATGTGTATTTTCACTTAGTGTATCTCATCTTCTCATGTACATGTTAGGTCAGATAAATAAAGAGAGTCTTTtatggaggaagaaaaaaaccaGACCTCACTGATTTTTGGtgcatttctgtttttattataattatgttTTGAAAAAACTCCTGTGTATTGTAACTCAGGGTTAAGGATGAAATCTTGGAGCCACTGAAATCTATCaaaaaaatcccattggctttaatggggtcaggatttcacagtaaattttaaatgcttttgtcTTTTTAACTCCTCTTCTAATAATGGTATCACCTAGGTAAGATTTAAGAGATATTCATGAGAGATCTACAGAGGATGGAATTAATCATGAGTAATGAGCATTatatatatgacaggtttcagagtaacagccgtgttagtctgtattcgcaaaaagaaaaggagtacttgtggcaccttagagactaaccaatttatttgagcatgagctttcgtgagctacagctcacttcatcttcatcagctgtagctcacgaaagctcatgctcaaataaattggttagtctctaaggtgccacaagtactccttttctttttgcattatatATATGTTAGTTATCAGGAAAGAGGCTGCAATCTTTGGAAATTTGTGCTCAAATCCAGTTTTATTTAGGTTTCCCTAAAAGCATTCAGTAGCTACACAACAGAACTCTGGAAACTGGATGTTAGCCATATTAAACATAATTAGTCTGGTTAAAAACCCAGACCTTTGCCCAACTCAGTTAACTTTTCAAACATTATTGTACATGAAGTGCATTATTGCTCCTGTTTAAAAACAGAtctgacaaatgaaatttaacaaaaataaaataaaaaatgcacaaCTACCAAAATGTTCCAGAGCATTAAAACATAAAaggcttaattaaaaaaaaaaaaaaaaaaaagacaactgcTCTTACTAGTATCCAATACATTACAAATGGGTACAAATGGTGACTTGAGGCTACAAAGTTTAGATTACTAAATACACTGAGCACGCATACCATATAAAAAGACCTATAAAAAGTGTCAAATGGTGTTTAAAACACCTACTACTGATATTCCCAGTACAGTTTCAAAAGTGGAATTTAAAAGAGGCTAGGATCAGAAAAACAAAGTACTTGATTCTGACTTTACAACAGCCTATGTAAAGGCATCTAACCCCTGCAGCAGCTTATAGCACTAGTCACCTTAGGGTCCCATAATCAGTATTCATTCAACATAACTACATATTGCCAGGAAGCTTCCCTACTGTATTTCTATGTACGGGTTATTCAACTATAGCTAGCATCAGCTAGACAATTCTTCTGTCCCTGGTCAAACATTCAGCAGGCCTTAACACATTAATTCTGGTGCTTCTCAGTTGTTCTCTTGTGACACTGCTGTTGcctaaaagaaagaggagagattcttttaaaagaaaagacttGAGTAGATTATGATGCCCCATCTACTTAAGGTAcgtatatggcccccattaccatagtagctGGGTgcctcaatctttaatgtatttattctcacaacacctctgtgagagaGGGAAgtgctcttatccccattttacagctagggaagtGAGGCAGAGAAAGACCATATAATTTGGTGTGACCTTGGGTATGTccgtggcagaacagggaatttaACTCTGGTCTCCTGAACCCCTGACTCGTGCCCTATCCacaccagaccatccttcctctcagaccTGTTGAATCAAGCTTGATCCTGTCAGCAAAATTAGACCCCCAGTttagtggggatggggggtgagaATCATCTAACTGCACTTGCACATGAATGCCTACTAGCAAAAAACATGATGATGTACTACACCTATCAGAGGGCAGGATCAAGCTTATGGGATTTTTCTTGGCAAGCAAATTCTCTATATTAATACTCTGGTATAAATACACAGTAGCACTCAAAGTGCACTCTAGATCCATATAGTTTTCTTTGACTAAGCACATAGCAGGCTACTTTCTGGGGGAAAGTCACTGGTAAGTTAACTGATTAACACTGAAAAAACCAGGCTTTCAGTGTTTGGCatgttattctattattctatgatattctatgattctgtgtacaAGTGGGTGCAGCTGCACACAGAATTTCTGAATAATTGACCAATTAGCTTTAAAAACCCTCCAGCACAGCTAGATTCCTCTATTAAACCCTAGCTAAACATTTAATGACAACTAATTGAAAAGTACATCAGGAGTTTACTTGCACATTTTGTTTAGTTTGAATGAAAAGGAAAGCTAACAGAAAGTGTTGCATGTTTataatatttagattttcaggTAGATTTTCTTGTTCCTAAGAAAACGTACATACACTTTGCACTATCCTTTGTATTTTTAACCTCTCCTCCCATCTTGCACTTTCCTGCCTCCCCATGTTCCTTTGAGACCTGGTAAACTGCAAAAGACTGTCCGTTTCCAATGAGCTTTCCAGAAACCCTCACTGAAGCCAAAAGTTTTCTGCAACATGAGGTCATTTGAGACAGCTGTATGGCCAAACCCAGGTTCCATCCAGCCCCTGTTTACCAGTTGCAGTTACTGGAACTAAGTGGAGACATCCAATGACTAAGATTTTTCCCACTCAAAAATCAGATAAAACTTCCCATCATAGGTACAAAAGTTGCCAGTTGCTACAGAACAAGAACAGGAAAATATTTGAAGTTCAAATAGCTAGTTTCCAAATATTTCACTTGTTAtcttacacacacaaaccaaccaaGACTTCCTCTcaggtaaattttttttaaagaaagagaaaacacaaGCAGCAAAAATCTTGAATTTTTATTCTCATGTGACTGTGCTATTCAAAATTTATCTTATTTCTTCTGGATGATAAGGACTGGAAGGAGTTTAGTTGTCTGGAGGACTTTCACACGTGTAAAGTTTACAGTTTGGGTGCTTTAATGTGAAAAGCTGCAAAGAAGCACAGCTATTTGCATTGTGCTTGTTGGACTGGAGGGATTTTGCCCATTATACATAAAACCTTAGCTGAACTTCACCTACTAAAGGCTTGATCACTCATTTCCTGCTAGTCCATCAGTGAGAGTTaagagtgctcagtacctctcagCATCAAGCCCTCTGTGAACATCCAGTCCAGCCATGGGCTATCCTAAACAAGGTCCTGAAGATCTGCCTCATTTCTTTACCATTAAGCAGCTTTCCTCCTATAAAGGTCCTAAATTGTGGCCAGGTTTAGACACACTAAAGAGTTCCAAAGGGAAGCCCATCAACCACCACTCCCAGTCCTGGTACTGAGAGCTCCAGACAGAGGCGAACACGGCATTGGTGCTATGCCAGTAAGCAGACCAACCTTGCTCGGGGAGTCTGCATTtcacagtttgttttttaaaaatgtcatgacACTGTGTCAGTTTTTGTTGCCAACAAATTACAGGGAGAAAACAATTTGGACTTGAAATGTGAAACTGCTTAGCCCAGCAGCACCCTCAACTCCTTTTGCTATCAAGGGGAGCTGATGGCTCCTCTGTACTTCATAAAATTGGACCTTTTTTTActgtggagcagggggcagatgGATGAGCAGAGCCAGTAATACCTAAATCCAATTGCAGTTTGGACAAATGACACTgcctcatctgtgaaatgaagataatccttcctccctcctagggatgctgtgagaataatatttgTACCATGCTTTGAAGAGGCAAAGGAAGAACTTCAGTGTAAGTGCAaagtagcattttaaaaactgtgtgtAAAGGGAAACTTAAAGTTGACACCAAAACTGAGCTTCCTTTCGAAACATGTTTCATCTCTATCCTAAAAATGACCAGACAGTCCATAATAAGAACTGTGCTTGTGCTGGACAGCCCACCAAGAGAGCCAAGGGCTGGTTTGCAATGATGGGCAGCAACACAGCAAGCTAGGTCTCTGCTCTGTTCACATGAGGACACAGGATAGTTGAACATAAAGGGTATTCATTAGCTTGTACTTACACCTGGAGTCCTTTCTCCAAACTGGCTATAGAATGTCATTTTGACTTTATGCTTGTGTCCGGTTCTTTGATCAAAGGTGTTACAGCTGTCAAAGGATGGGCTGTACAAGTGCAGACTAATAGCAGACTCTGTGTGGCTTGTGTTCTCCACACGGTGCAGGCCAATGGAGTCTAGACAAGTGAGGACATAAGAGGAAAGGCTACATTAACAGACAGATCTAATTAAATCTGATACGTGCCTGGAAAAGCACCATCTCTAAACCAACAAGACAGCTGGATATACCCACGCTTTCAGGATGAATTTTTAACTCAAAAAAGAGAATTTGGGTTTTACTCTTTAGGACAGATCCCCAAACTCATTGGGACTTCAGAATGTCTTCCTCTCTAACTTTCCATATATAGAATTTTTTGTTATCTACTATGGTATAAAGTTTAACAGGAATCTACAGAAGCTTTAGGAAGAGCAAATGGTTGGTAATTTATTATCAGCTGCCATCCCcaaatgatattttctttcctaGGAGACACTGGTGCTCTGAAGATGTTGGATGGAAGATTTGTTTTTCTAAAGAATAAACAAGATATTTCAGAGGAAAACAGGGTTTTGCATTGCTAGTCTTCAGTCTGATAACAAGGACATCAACCATGTTAAGACTGAACTATTTGAATTTCAAGTGTAAATTCCCGGGCAAGGAGACAGTTGCTTTCTTTTACAGTTGTCCATCTTCCAATTACCCTTTCCCATTTGTCTGGGCTTTTATTTAAAGTGACAAATTAccagagcatggcaaacatccaATCTTCACTGAAACAGCAAATATAATTGAACAGGTAATAAAACAAGCCACTGCCCACAGTGTGGCTATTAATAAGTTGACAGCACTTTCAGAGAACCAGAGGGCAGAAACAGAGTTCTATAAAATACCCAAAGTCCGAACATTAAATCTACCAAAACTTATGTTGATTGAGCACTatggaagaattttaaaaactgctcaaGAGTTCAAGAATTAAAGTTTATGATTCCCAGAGCAAATGCAACTCAGCCCTTTATGCTTATGTAATATCTTATATAATACTCAGCCCTTAATTGTACAATGTAGCCCAGATACTATTACTGTGGGAAGCACTGGTGCATTCCAACTTTGGCTCATTTAAACTATACACCTGTACATTTCATTTACACTATTTCATTTAATGAGGGTAAAAATCCCTAAGTTTATATTCATGTACTGAGAGATTAAAATCAACTCTCTCCTGTGAGTTGTCTTATAAGCAAAGTGGAAACACCAAGTAATAGGCAACTAGCACAAAAAGGAACTGCCATGCTACATGGGATATTCTTTCTGCATCAGCACCATTTATTTGAATGTGCAGATATCCGGATAGAAACACTAATACCTTAGGGCTTTGTTAAAGAGTTAAGGCAACAAATTGTGAATGCACAGCATTTAATTTTCTGTTACTTTTAAGTTGAAATATCCAGCCAGGAAACACAGCAGAGGAGCTAGGCATACAGTTCTCTCAGAGGACTAGTTAGAGGCTTTTAAAAagattgctttaaaaacaaacaacaacccaAACAATTTGTTTTTGGAGCATACACACACATAAAGTGCAAATGTTTTCTGAACCAGTAAAAAAGACTGACGTCCCAATGTACTGAttgtattataaaaaaaaaccacccctttGACCCCCAATAAAAACCCTGAGCACTTGAAcagatttctctctccttccacttCAGAAAGTTTGGTTAATGAAaatccacctctggggtgagagcAAGCATAGAAAATAATCAGAAGAAAAAGTTT
It contains:
- the CDO1 gene encoding cysteine dioxygenase type 1 isoform X2, producing MILCWGEGHGSSIHDHTDSHCFMKILQGNLKETLFEWPGKKGTGAMTKKSERVLGENQCAYINDSIGLHRVENTSHTESAISLHLYSPSFDSCNTFDQRTGHKHKVKMTFYSQFGERTPGATAVSQENN